One window of the Chloroflexota bacterium genome contains the following:
- a CDS encoding UbiD family decarboxylase produces the protein MVSPASAATLDLHGFLIQYERDYPDEVVHVERPMDATWELTALAAKLERDKRFPVLIFHDIRVDGLPLDIPLVTFMMASRLRLARLLGSGVPEAGRVCFERVQRRRPPIVVPRAEAPVKQIVETGSAVDVRRFPAPRHHRTDPGRYITEGLFLTRHRSTGLDNSALHRGWLAGRDEIRVWMGPQTHNAHNLRQYEDAGEDMPAAFWIGHHPLVVLGAASHIGPEDSHFAAAGGLAGEPLRLVPSETLGDDFLVPADVEVVIEGYVPAGQRKPEGPFGEYTRYIGPQRWGPFLKVTAVTRRRDAFWSDVMVGHTHWISSLAKEGEIFQAIQRAVPTVRAVHVPMSGAGVAHAYVQIRKTIEGQGKVAALAALNTQGSMKHAFVFDDDVDVFDEKEVLLALAMRFQADRGMVQLSGLTGGPLDPSSEDGRTSAKIGFDCTKPLDRPFAERLAVPADVLGRMDPVAILGRDRLARIPAEPWG, from the coding sequence ATGGTTTCGCCTGCATCCGCCGCCACCCTCGATCTCCACGGCTTCCTGATCCAGTACGAGCGCGACTATCCCGACGAGGTCGTTCACGTGGAGCGACCGATGGACGCGACGTGGGAGCTGACGGCGCTCGCGGCGAAGCTCGAGCGCGACAAGCGCTTTCCGGTGCTCATCTTCCACGACATTCGCGTCGACGGCCTGCCCCTCGACATCCCGCTCGTGACCTTCATGATGGCCAGCAGGCTCCGGCTCGCACGGCTCCTGGGCTCCGGCGTGCCGGAGGCCGGCCGCGTCTGCTTCGAGCGCGTTCAGCGGCGTCGGCCGCCGATCGTGGTCCCGCGCGCGGAGGCGCCCGTGAAGCAGATCGTGGAGACCGGCTCGGCCGTCGACGTGCGGCGCTTCCCGGCGCCGCGCCACCACCGGACAGACCCGGGCCGCTATATCACGGAGGGGCTGTTCCTGACGAGACATCGCTCCACGGGCCTCGACAACTCGGCGCTGCACCGCGGCTGGCTGGCGGGCCGCGACGAGATCCGCGTCTGGATGGGACCCCAGACCCACAACGCCCATAATCTGCGTCAGTACGAGGACGCCGGTGAGGACATGCCCGCGGCGTTCTGGATCGGCCACCATCCGCTGGTGGTCCTCGGCGCGGCCAGCCACATCGGGCCGGAGGACAGCCACTTCGCGGCGGCCGGTGGTCTGGCCGGCGAGCCCCTGCGGCTCGTTCCATCGGAGACCCTTGGCGACGACTTCCTCGTCCCCGCGGATGTCGAGGTCGTCATCGAGGGATACGTGCCCGCGGGCCAGCGCAAGCCGGAAGGCCCGTTCGGAGAATACACCCGCTACATCGGGCCCCAACGCTGGGGCCCGTTTCTGAAGGTCACGGCGGTTACCCGGCGCCGCGACGCGTTCTGGAGCGACGTGATGGTCGGCCACACCCACTGGATCAGCAGCCTGGCCAAAGAGGGCGAGATCTTCCAGGCGATCCAGCGCGCCGTGCCCACCGTGCGCGCCGTGCACGTTCCCATGTCCGGGGCCGGCGTGGCCCACGCGTACGTACAGATCCGCAAGACCATCGAGGGGCAAGGCAAAGTGGCGGCGCTTGCCGCGCTCAACACGCAGGGGAGCATGAAGCACGCCTTCGTGTTCGATGACGACGTCGACGTGTTCGACGAAAAGGAGGTTCTCCTGGCGCTGGCCATGCGATTCCAGGCCGACCGCGGCATGGTTCAGCTCAGCGGCTTGACCGGCGGTCCCCTCGATCCCAGCTCCGAGGACGGGCGAACCTCGGCGAAAATCGGGTTCGACTGCACGAAACCGCTGGACAGACCCTTCGCCGAGCGCCTCGCCGTGCCCGCCGACGTGCTGGGCCGAATGGACCCGGTCGCGATCCTCGGGCGTGATCGCCTGGCGCGTATCCCGGCGGAGCCCTGGGGGTAG